The following are encoded together in the Babesia microti strain RI chromosome II, complete genome genome:
- a CDS encoding Cyclophilin type peptidyl-prolyl cis-trans isomerase/CLD (overlaps_old_locusTagID:BBM_II03280), which yields MFTLHDEERKVLEKNEIPISLSLDSDLVSRLKRFMDKGPSICPVATLSTTMGEFDIELYWHHAPRTCFNFYELCRTHYYNGITIHKVVRNAFIQSGDPTNTGRGGKSIYGETFPDELNPELKHTGAGVVSMVNAGPDTNTSQFIILLSPQPSFDGKFSIFGRVSRNLNVVAKIGNVRTTPKFNPIDTVKIVRASVPHIS from the exons ATGTTCACACTCCATGATGAAGAACGGAAAGTGCTTGAAAAAAATGAGATTCCCATATCCTTATCTTTGGATTCTGATCTAGTGTCTCGACTCAAACGTTTTATGGATAAAGGGCCATCAATTTGTCCCGTGGCCACGCTCAGCACTACAATGggtgaatttgatatagaACTCTATTGGCACCATGCTCCTAGAACCTGTTTCAACTTTTACGAGCTTTGCCGAACGCACTATTACAACGGGATCACCATACATAAGGTGGTCAGGAATGCATTCATTCAATCAGGAGATCCCACTAACACCGGTAGGGGTGGGAAGAGTATATACGGAGAGACTTTCCCAGATGAATTGAATCCTG aaCTAAAACATACAGGAGCAGGAGTTGTATCTATGGTCAACGCGGGACCTGACACTAACACAtcacaatttataatattattgtcTCCCCAACCGTCGTTTGATGGTAAATTTTCCATTTTTGGCCGTGTGTCCAGGAATTTGAACGTTGTTGCAAAAATTGGCAATGTTAGAACCACGCCTAAATTCAATCCCATAGATACGGTTAAGATTGTGAGGGCTAGCGTTCCACATATATCGTAG
- a CDS encoding Replication factor A protein 1 (overlaps_old_locusTagID:BBM_II03275), protein MVEQSLIRDITTYTTNWIIIARVVEKSPLNTLKNNNKLFYIDIVDKLGDTIRAKFWGNAADKHFPLLELGKVYSFSQGRVSVSNRKFNTNPNMYELTFEANSPISPIEDDGLINTKRRFNFISIRDIKNTSKELPFVCDILCIVNTVAQPQILNMKSGDETQKRSIFVVDDSNYQMEVSFWSDKANLDIFNDCIGKSVVLSQIKIKDWQNVRSGYSWSGSSITYACDENVDKSQLHSLEKWYHEAISKNHDFISMKSNGQSHVYSIERKDLSSISMNNEGSYEFVAHLKRIYWKNRDGEITLIYPSCNKCKKKVHMDENEKFVCPSCDSIVEPEFRYRFTAIFADYSGHLPIHFFDIGQSLINVQADKLKSLDHDSLKQFLDHDILYQLFRVSVYAKVSTFNGEVKTVYRATKVEPVNYEEEIAYMTDVLKKSVNLSQEDQGDGNKYRKVDMD, encoded by the exons ATGGTTGAACAATCTCTTATTCGCGATATAACAACCTACACGACCAATTGGATAATTATTGCTAGGGTTGTTGAAAAGTCTCCACTAAATACTCTAAAAAACAACAACAAACTTTTTTACATTGACATTGTAGACAAATTA GGCGATACTATACGAGCAAAATTTTGGGGGAATGCAGCCGATAAACACTTTCCACTTTTGGAACTTGGAAAAGTCTATTCCTTTTCCCAAGGCCGTGTCTCGGTCTCAAATCGCAAATTCAATACTAATCCAAACATGTATGAATTAACATTCGAAGCTAACTCCCCAATTTCGCCAATTGAGGATGATGGCCTTATCAACACAAAGAGGAG gtttaattttatatccatTAGGGACATAAAGAACACTAGCAAAGAGCTTCCCTTCGTTTGTGATATCCTTTGCATTGTTAATACTGTAGCACAGCCACAAATT CTTAATATGAAATCGGGGGATGAAACACAAAAAAGATCGATATTTGTTGTAGACGACTCGAATTATCAGATGGAAGTGTCATTTTGGTCCGATAAA GCAAATCTcgatatatttaatgattgcATTGGCAAATCAGTTGTACTATCACAGATTAAGATCAAGGATTGGCAAAATGTAAGATCAGGTTATTCTTGGTCAGGAAGCTCAATTACATATGCTTGTGATGAAAATGTCGATAAGTCTCAACTTCACTCACTGGAAAAGTGGTATCATGAG GCAATAAGTAAGAACCATGACTTTATTTCAATGAAATCAAATGGGCAATCACATGTTTATTCAATTGAGCGAAAGGATCTCTCATCAATAAGCATGAATAATGAA GGCTCTTATGAATTCGTTGCTCATTTAAAGCGCATTTATTGGAAAAATCGGGACGGAGAGATAACATTAATTTACCCTTCATGTAACAAGTGCAAAAAGAAGGTACATATGGATGAGAATGAGAAATTTGTTTGTCCCTCATGCGATTCTATAGTTGAGCCGGAATTTCGCTACAGATTTACCGCTATTTTTGCTGATTATTCCGGTCACCTTCCTATACATTTCTTCGATATTGGCCAATCTCTCATCAATGTGCAAGCAGACAAATTAAAATCGCTAGACCATGACTCtctcaaacaatttttggaCCATGACATCCTGTACCAGTTGTTCCGAGTCTCTGTATATGCCAAGGTATCCACATTCAACGGAGAAGTTAAAACGGTGTACCGTGCTACTAAAGTAGAACCCGTTAATTACGAGGAGGAAATCGCATATATGACAGACGTATTAAAAAAGAGTGTAAATTTGTCGCAGGAAGATCAAGGGGATGGCAATAAGTACCGAAAAGTTGATATGGATTAA
- a CDS encoding V-type H+-transporting ATPase subunit F (overlaps_old_locusTagID:BBM_II03285) codes for MTIQRQITNAKIYIIGDKDTVIGFLLAGAGNKDGRGRTNYTVVTPKMDKIQIENVFRSYVEQEDCGIIIINQHLAEKIRSTVNMHVKPIPSVVEVPSKTQPYDPSKDVIMKRIEVYKNVNSNK; via the exons ATGACAATACAGCGCCAGATAACCAACgccaaaatatacattattGGTGATAAG GACACGGTTATCGGTTTTCTTCTCGCCGGCGCAGGCAACAAGGATGGAAGGGGTAGAACCAATTACACAGTTGTTACACCAA AAATGGACAAAATccaaattgaaaatgtatttaGATCGTATGTGGAACAAGAAGATTGTGGGATAATCATCATTAATCAGCACCTGGCCGAAAAGATTAGGAGCACTGTCAATATGCACGTCAAACCAATTCCATCTGTTGTAGAAGTTCCAAGCAAAACCCAACCATATGATCCTAGTAAGGATGTAATTATGAAACGGATTGAAGTTTACAAGAATGTTAATTCgaacaaataa